In Poecilia reticulata strain Guanapo linkage group LG1, Guppy_female_1.0+MT, whole genome shotgun sequence, one genomic interval encodes:
- the gprin3b gene encoding G protein-regulated inducer of neurite outgrowth 3, with protein sequence MGTNPKRTVTVQMVPQLAVADPLANKESNANWGDESHLKLSQVCPNAALSSSNQQDNPPMSGAAANPVPHIHKSSSYKGGEAVSSAVADMPAGSNGKQTQSEPGTAGEQHSANLSLTGQAASETKTDHRDSNANIKTSLGKDTCAAGLPTATAASKINARIAKETSPSEAAPVQMAPSTKPTAQETSDKNTNKNKNICSTSQSQKSVPSPQQDVKAPQNKSTTSLQKIQEPDNSQKPEHRMETVTSTKPPPAGKGAEIHTTVTNICSSHSERDFPVVKATQVSSNKHHPESSQKDSSGVPQAAKSKPTCGQVSEETSQTDTAVCTGEQLSTQFKEASTMTSFASPAKQCHDMEVQAVAETSSKAVGTSPSLQPFAGSGVPREEAQSLAVVFPVNEAVGSYQMYTTSLSTSERLTVEAEMCPNQAAGLCSTTVAQQLDSRLGAKPKEPGSALSSIQPVYQINIEHSNKKDTVASGVEISSTAKAPSPETAGASADRNNAAFSQGPPSTTAANAASKSGTNSAEQGIKPEKNDEEDDQSGMQKDKSIHDVVWDEQGMTWEVYGASVDPESLGFAIQSHLQCKIREQERKLIAQTSFRKSISGADSPQRGKKNKRRQQNIFRSMLQNVRRPNCCVRPPPSAVLD encoded by the coding sequence ATGGGAACTAATCCTAAAAGGACAGTGACAGTCCAGATGGTCCCTCAGCTGGCTGTGGCAGACCCACTGGCCAACAAGGAGTCTAACGCCAACTGGGGTGACGAGTCGCACCTCAAACTCTCTCAGGTTTGTCCAAACGCCGCCCTCTCATCTTCCAACCAGCAGGATAACCCGCCTATGTCAGGTGCCGCTGCCAACCCTGTCCCACACATCCATAAATCCTCATCATATAAGGGCGGTGAAGCAGTTAGCAGCGCGGTGGCAGACATGCCTGCAGGCAGCAATGGGAAGCAGACACAATCTGAACCCGGGACAGCTGGTGAGCAGCACTCCGCTAACCTGTCGCTAACAGGTCAAGCTGCTAGCGAGACAAAAACTGACCACAGAGACTCAAACGCTAACATAAAAACGTCTCTTGGAAAGGATACGTGCGCCGCTGGTTTACCGACTGCAACCGCAGCATCAAAGATCAACGCACGCATTGCAAAAGAGACGAGTCCTTCAGAGGCAGCGCCTGTCCAGATGGCACCTTCAACCAAACCCACAGCACAAGAGACCAgcgataaaaatacaaataaaaataaaaatatctgcagcACCAGTCAGTCACAAAAATCAGTGCCTTCACCTCAACAGGATGTTAAGGCTCCACAAAACAAATCTACCACATCGTTACAGAAAATCCAAGAACCAGATAACTCACAGAAACCTGAGCACAGGATGGAAACTGTTACCTCTACTAAGCCTCCACCAGCAGGTAAAGGAGCAGAAATCCACACTACAGTTACAAATATATGTTCATCACATTCAGAGAGGGATTTCCCAGTAGTAAAGGCAACACAGGTCTCCTCCAATAAACATCACCCTGAATCTTCACAGAAGGATTCATCTGGTGTGCCCCAGGCTGCAAAAAGCAAGCCAACGTGTGGGCAGGTGTCTGAGGAAACCAGCCAAACTGACACAGCTGTCTGCACAGGAGAGCAGCTCAGCACGCAGTTCAAGGAGGCCTCCACTATGACCTCATTCGCTTCGCCCGCCAAGCAGTGTCATGATATGGAGGTCCAGGCCGTCGCAGAGACTTCCAGTAAAGCTGTGGGTACAAGTCCGAGTCTGCAGCCCTTCGCTGGCAGTGGAGTCCCCAGGGAAGAGGCGCAGAGTCTAGCTGTTGTTTTCCCAGTTAATGAAGCCGTGGGTTCCTATCAGATGTACACAACTTCCCTCTCCACCTCAGAGAGACTCACCGTAGAGGCGGAGATGTGCCCCAATCAAGCTGCAGGTTTGTGCTCAACAACTGTGGCCCAGCAGCTTGACTCCAGGTTAGGAGCCAAGCCCAAGGAACCTGGTTCAGCTCTGAGCAGCATTCAGCCAGTTTACCAAATCAACATCGAGCACAGCAACAAGAAGGACACAGTGGCAAGTGGAGTTGAAATATCCTCCACCGCTAAAGCTCCCTCCCCAGAAACTGCCGGCGCTTCTGCTGATAGAAACAATGCTGCGTTTTCTCAGGGTCCGCCATCCACCACGGCAGCTAACGCAGCATCAAAGTCGGGAACAAATTCAGCCGAGCAGGGGATAAAGCCAGAGAAGAACGACGAGGAGGACGATCAGTCAGGGATGCAGAAGGATAAGAGCATCCACGACGTTGTCTGGGACGAACAGGGGATGACGTGGGAGGTCTACGGGGCGTCTGTGGACCCGGAGTCGCTTGGTTTCGCCATTCAGAGCCACCTGCAGTGCAAAATCAGGGAGCAGGAGAGGAAGCTGATTGCTCAGACTTCCTTCCGAAAGTCCATCTCCGGCGCTGATTCGCCGCAGCGtgggaaaaagaacaaaaggaggcagcagaacattttcaggTCAATGCTGCAAAATGTCAGGCGGCCCAACTGCTGCGTGCGTCCCCCTCCCTCCGCCGTCCTCGACTAG